The Sulfitobacter indolifex genome contains the following window.
ACACCTGAGCAGTGGTTCTGGGTTCACCGCCGCTGGCGCCCGCACGAGACGTAACGGCAGCCGCGGTTTATTTGCTGCGCGCTGCCGCCAGAATAGCGCCCGGCCCGCCCTTCTCTTGGCGTTGAATGATCACCACAACAGGCAGATCACCCTCGGCCTTCGCGCTCAGCGACAGGGGTGCCGACCCGTCCCATTCCGCCAAGACCTGCCAATCTTGGACGACATTGCTGTGTTCCATAAGATTGCCCGCATTCTCGCCGCGGGTGACCTTGGTCCGCTCCATCGGGGAGTAGCGCAGCATATGCACATGCATCGGTTCCGATGCCGCGGCCAACGGCTCTGCTTCAATTTGAACTGCGTCGCCTGAGCGGATGATCGCCAGCGCCACGCGCGGCGCGGCCTCAGCATGTTTCTCGACCGCGTCCATCAACTTCATCGGTTTGGCGCCCACGATATCCGTTTGCCCCTGCACGATCAGCTCCGGCGTATAGACACTGCGCCGCCCGCCCACGGCAGCATAGCCGCGTTGACGCTCCGCATGGGCCGGATCGCCAAACGGGTCTTTCCAGCCGATATAATCCCAATAGTCCACATGCAGCGCCAGCGCGATGATATCCTCCCGCTCGGCCAGTTCGGCCAGCATTTCATCGGCAGCGGGACAAGAGGAACAGCCCTGAGAGGTAAAGAGTTCGACCACAACAGGCTGATCCTGCTGGGCCTGCGAAGGCGCGGCCAGCAGGATCAGGGCGGTGAGAACAGGATAAATCAGGGGCTTCATAAATTTCCAGACGGCCAAATACTATTATGGGCCCCGGTTTAGCTGTCCGACGGGTAAATTGCCAATCAACCTTTGTTGAAACGCCCGTTAGCGCCCCCACGCCGCCCTCAGTATGCTTCCCCCTTCAAATTCGGTACACAATGGTATACAAAATCGCGCGAACCCGCTTGATAACAGTTGAACCGCCGCGCCTCTAGTGGCATTGAGACCTCAATCTAGCCACCCATCAGACCCCGAAGGGAGCCCGCCATGACGATCCAAGTCGGTCACGACAGTGCCAAAACCCGCAAGACCCTCTCCGTTGGAAGCCAGAAAGTCGCCTACTATTCCATTCCTGCCGCCGAGGCTGCGGGCTTGGGCGATTTTTCAAAACTGCCAGCGGCGCTGAAAGTCGTTTTGGAGAACATGTTGCGTTTCGAGGACGGCAAGACCGTTACTCAGGACGATATCAAGGCATTTGCCGAATGGGCGACCAAAGGCGGCAAG
Protein-coding sequences here:
- a CDS encoding DUF1223 domain-containing protein — encoded protein: MKPLIYPVLTALILLAAPSQAQQDQPVVVELFTSQGCSSCPAADEMLAELAEREDIIALALHVDYWDYIGWKDPFGDPAHAERQRGYAAVGGRRSVYTPELIVQGQTDIVGAKPMKLMDAVEKHAEAAPRVALAIIRSGDAVQIEAEPLAAASEPMHVHMLRYSPMERTKVTRGENAGNLMEHSNVVQDWQVLAEWDGSAPLSLSAKAEGDLPVVVIIQRQEKGGPGAILAAARSK